A single window of Synechococcus sp. C9 DNA harbors:
- a CDS encoding PilN domain-containing protein, which yields MYGVEINFLRDRAPQGQPYTEEEDSPLPLVLGIAVGVIALVGAGGLWGFTAMRKQALEQEKVQGEARLNPLRQQLAELDKLKERVAQIRKETEELANVVERVTPWSAVVQDLGNRTLPGIQLGKVDQSGSNLKITGQANEFSTVNDFLLVLARSPFLKGTPPSDPRLLDSKRAAITGEQDTQPLVQYEVQVTLATDKKLSENLANLKRTGAVGLETRIEILRELGILKERPTTPPATKDEPQEKEAGQ from the coding sequence ATGTATGGGGTAGAGATTAACTTTTTACGGGATCGGGCGCCCCAGGGGCAACCCTATACGGAGGAGGAGGACAGCCCCCTTCCTTTGGTGTTGGGGATTGCGGTGGGGGTGATTGCCCTGGTCGGTGCCGGGGGGTTGTGGGGTTTTACGGCAATGCGGAAGCAAGCCTTGGAACAGGAGAAGGTGCAGGGGGAAGCCCGGTTGAATCCCCTGCGGCAGCAGTTGGCGGAACTGGACAAGCTCAAGGAGCGGGTGGCACAAATCCGCAAGGAAACTGAGGAACTCGCCAATGTGGTGGAACGGGTTACCCCTTGGTCGGCGGTGGTGCAGGATTTGGGCAACCGTACCCTGCCGGGGATTCAGTTGGGCAAGGTTGACCAGTCGGGCAGTAATTTGAAAATCACTGGGCAGGCCAATGAATTCAGCACGGTGAATGATTTTCTGCTGGTGTTGGCGCGGTCGCCATTTCTCAAGGGCACACCCCCCAGCGACCCCCGGTTGCTCGATTCTAAACGGGCGGCGATCACGGGGGAACAGGACACCCAGCCCCTGGTACAGTACGAGGTACAGGTGACCCTGGCTACGGATAAAAAACTGTCGGAAAATTTAGCCAACCTGAAGCGTACCGGGGCGGTGGGCTTGGAGACCCGGATTGAGATTTTGCGGGAATTGGGGATATTGAAAGAGCGACCCACGACCCCCCCGGCGACCAAGGATGAACCCCAGGAGAAGGAGGCAGGACAATGA
- the ftsH gene encoding ATP-dependent zinc metalloprotease FtsH, with the protein MRAKDSVRPHRWFSAAVLSLALTTATPGLAQVRQPADLSLSYTELLQKIQQNQVSEIAINRQNQVARVRLKDRPANEPPLEVQLFEQNPELLRQIRQAKVKLTVLDQPNNQAVMGLLANLLLGLVLLLLLIALLRRLSNAPGGPGQALSFGQSRARFQVAAKTGVKFDDVAGIEEAKEELQEVVTFLKYPERFTAIGARIPRGVLLVGPPGTGKTLLAKAIAGEAGVPFLSISGSEFVELFVGVGASRVRDLFRKAKEQAPCIVFIDEIDAVGRQRGVGIGGGNDEREQTLNQLLTEMDGFEGNTGVIVIAATNRPDVLDGALLRPGRFDRQVMVDLPTFQGRLGILRVHARDKKLAPEVSLETVARRTPGFSGAALANLLNEAAILTARRRKEAMTPAEIEDAIDRVTIGLTLNPLLDSKKKRLIAYHEIGHALLIALLPDTDPLNKVTIIPRSGGIGGFSQQIFNEERVDSGLYTRSWMENQIIATLGGRAAEAEVFGDSEITVGASNDLQMVTGLAREMVTRYGMSELGLVSLEETTEWWQRPTYSDELANQVDHLVRTMTERAYQEARRLLRAHRPLMDQLVERLLEQETIEGEEFYALVRHYTNQSLPVG; encoded by the coding sequence ATGAGGGCAAAAGACAGCGTCCGACCCCACCGTTGGTTCTCGGCGGCGGTACTCAGTCTGGCACTGACGACGGCGACACCGGGGCTGGCACAGGTGCGGCAACCGGCGGATTTGAGCTTGAGCTATACGGAATTGCTACAAAAAATTCAGCAGAACCAGGTATCGGAAATTGCCATCAACCGGCAAAACCAGGTGGCACGGGTGCGCTTGAAAGACCGTCCCGCCAATGAGCCGCCCCTGGAGGTGCAGTTGTTTGAGCAAAACCCGGAACTCCTGCGCCAGATTCGTCAGGCCAAGGTCAAATTAACCGTGCTGGATCAGCCCAACAATCAGGCGGTGATGGGGTTGCTGGCGAATCTGCTGTTGGGTTTGGTGCTGTTGCTGTTGCTGATTGCCCTGTTGCGGCGGTTGAGTAATGCGCCGGGGGGGCCGGGGCAAGCCCTGAGTTTTGGGCAGTCCCGGGCCCGGTTCCAGGTGGCCGCTAAAACTGGGGTCAAGTTTGACGATGTGGCGGGGATTGAGGAAGCCAAGGAAGAGTTGCAGGAGGTGGTGACCTTCCTCAAGTATCCAGAGCGGTTTACGGCGATTGGGGCTCGAATTCCCCGGGGGGTGTTGTTGGTGGGGCCGCCGGGGACGGGGAAAACCCTGTTGGCCAAGGCGATTGCGGGGGAGGCGGGGGTGCCATTTTTGAGTATTTCCGGTTCGGAGTTTGTGGAATTGTTTGTGGGGGTGGGGGCGTCCCGGGTGCGGGATTTGTTCCGCAAAGCCAAAGAACAGGCACCCTGTATTGTATTTATTGATGAAATTGATGCGGTGGGTCGCCAGCGGGGGGTAGGCATCGGCGGCGGCAATGATGAGCGGGAGCAAACCCTCAACCAACTTTTGACGGAAATGGACGGGTTTGAGGGGAATACGGGGGTGATCGTGATTGCGGCCACCAATCGCCCGGATGTGTTGGATGGGGCACTCCTGCGCCCAGGGCGGTTTGACCGGCAGGTGATGGTGGATTTGCCCACCTTTCAGGGGCGGTTGGGAATTTTGCGGGTACACGCCCGGGACAAAAAATTGGCACCGGAGGTCTCGCTGGAAACGGTGGCTCGCCGCACGCCGGGGTTTTCCGGGGCCGCCTTGGCGAATTTGCTCAACGAAGCGGCTATTCTCACGGCCCGTCGCCGCAAGGAAGCCATGACGCCAGCGGAAATTGAAGATGCCATTGACCGGGTGACGATTGGCCTGACGCTCAATCCCCTGCTGGACAGCAAAAAAAAGCGTTTGATCGCCTACCACGAAATCGGCCATGCCCTGCTGATTGCGCTTCTGCCGGACACGGACCCGCTCAATAAAGTGACGATTATTCCCCGCTCCGGGGGGATTGGCGGTTTTAGCCAGCAGATTTTTAATGAAGAACGGGTGGACAGCGGTCTCTACACCCGCAGTTGGATGGAGAACCAGATCATTGCTACCCTGGGGGGGCGGGCCGCCGAAGCGGAGGTATTTGGGGACAGTGAAATCACCGTGGGTGCCAGTAATGACCTCCAAATGGTCACGGGATTGGCGCGGGAAATGGTCACCCGTTACGGGATGTCCGAGTTGGGATTGGTGAGTTTGGAGGAGACAACCGAGTGGTGGCAACGCCCTACCTATTCCGATGAACTGGCGAATCAGGTGGATCATTTGGTGCGTACCATGACTGAGCGAGCCTATCAGGAAGCCCGCCGCCTACTGCGTGCCCACCGCCCCCTGATGGACCAGTTGGTAGAGCGTTTATTAGAACAGGAAACCATCGAAGGGGAAGAATTTTATGCCCTGGTGCGTCACTACACCAATCAAAGCCTACCGGTGGGGTGA
- a CDS encoding Crp/Fnr family transcriptional regulator, giving the protein MTVTMRGDSGVFALETSWRELVGSALELTGRVRHGRFFPRNELLPLEGDGLWQVSQGVVQLSTAQSNGDEVLVGLAGPGMPLGMPLTGLVSYQARALTDVYCLWLSLTELERSSALAQALFFPLMRRLRQTEALLAITAGQRRVEDRLRHLLLLLAQEVGEPVPRGVRLQVRLTHQSLANAIGTSRVTCTRLLGRFHTWGWVDWGTDRHLLVTHAMPSAREERLPS; this is encoded by the coding sequence ATGACCGTGACCATGCGGGGGGATTCCGGCGTTTTTGCCCTGGAAACGAGTTGGCGGGAGCTGGTGGGTTCTGCGTTGGAACTGACCGGCAGGGTGCGGCACGGGCGTTTTTTTCCCCGCAATGAGCTGTTGCCCCTGGAGGGGGATGGGTTGTGGCAGGTGAGCCAGGGGGTGGTGCAGTTGAGCACCGCTCAGAGCAATGGGGATGAGGTGTTGGTGGGGTTGGCGGGGCCGGGGATGCCTTTGGGAATGCCCTTGACCGGGTTGGTGTCCTACCAAGCGCGGGCGTTGACGGATGTGTACTGCCTGTGGCTGAGTTTGACGGAATTAGAGCGTTCGAGTGCATTGGCGCAGGCGTTGTTTTTCCCATTGATGCGGCGGTTGCGGCAAACTGAGGCGTTGTTGGCAATTACGGCGGGGCAACGACGGGTGGAGGATCGGTTGCGGCATTTGCTGTTGCTGTTGGCGCAGGAGGTGGGGGAACCGGTGCCCCGGGGGGTGCGCTTGCAGGTGCGGCTGACCCACCAGAGTTTGGCGAATGCGATTGGCACCAGTCGGGTAACCTGTACCCGGTTGTTGGGGCGGTTTCACACCTGGGGCTGGGTGGACTGGGGCACGGACCGGCATCTGTTGGTCACCCATGCCATGCCCAGTGCTAGGGAGGAGCGGCTCCCAAGCTAG
- a CDS encoding AMIN domain-containing protein: MRQWLPGTSLGLGAALVVLAQPALAGTAKITDVELKPVGNNLAIVLKTQGGKQMQVLGSRQGNTWVAEIPNAQLQLPQGNFQQERPIPGIDSVRVAPLSDGGVRVTVAGSGKNLAGRIGQRTDDQVSFLIEPQRVAQANPTVAQAEATDPTPRPGTGSPRTIPPNLPQGPNPVPPVLPRAVAPPVGDIAVGQVNVSAEIIDLGPKGATRIPRLVLRDAPVREVLTLLARAAGMNLVYVPDTEKTTVRETELQEITGGFRLQTKGEATVEREIGQTTVSLDIENEAAQNVLNYVLRVARLRANRVGNTLFVGRNLPAEADNVISRTLRINQAQAAGVAAHLASQGAEVYRTIVETVLVTNQVVASPGSPPVVQSFPQEQVRVERIAAPAGISNAVLTGLRAVVDARTNAVTLTGPARLVEIASATAAQLDVRKRQAMVNVKVIDVVLNNTQAQGFSFSFGANQTFFRFDNGAAVINFGASPLTGVGSLIPGGFPPGIGTPSQPQPFSQTFFAALQAQIAQNNAKVLTDPTLLIQEGELATVQLTAEVVTNVRVTPSATEGQPPTITVERDPAGLLLSINVERIDDNGFITLSASPDLSAPSGTFTLTTPGPVGQGNAVNTITLLSRRRVTTGRVRLRDGQPLVLSGVIQDSDRVQASKVPILGDIPILGALFRSTSKINQRNEVIVVLTPQIVNDNDAATFNYTPVPTNPGPRSAVPGQPVSQNAPVLDATGGQR, encoded by the coding sequence ATGCGTCAATGGTTACCAGGTACATCTTTAGGGCTGGGTGCCGCCCTGGTGGTGCTTGCCCAACCTGCCCTGGCGGGTACGGCCAAAATTACCGATGTGGAACTCAAGCCGGTGGGGAACAACCTTGCCATCGTCTTGAAAACCCAAGGGGGCAAGCAGATGCAGGTTTTGGGGAGTCGCCAGGGCAATACCTGGGTGGCGGAAATTCCCAACGCCCAACTGCAACTGCCCCAGGGGAATTTTCAACAGGAGCGTCCTATCCCTGGGATTGACTCGGTGCGGGTAGCTCCCCTGAGTGATGGGGGTGTGCGGGTGACGGTGGCCGGGAGTGGTAAAAATCTGGCCGGTCGCATCGGGCAACGCACGGATGACCAGGTGAGTTTTTTGATTGAACCCCAGCGGGTGGCCCAAGCCAATCCCACCGTAGCCCAGGCGGAAGCCACCGACCCCACCCCCCGGCCAGGGACGGGTTCCCCCCGGACGATTCCCCCCAATTTACCCCAGGGGCCGAACCCTGTGCCTCCGGTCTTGCCGCGGGCGGTTGCCCCGCCAGTGGGGGATATTGCCGTCGGACAGGTGAATGTGTCTGCCGAAATCATTGACCTGGGTCCGAAGGGTGCGACCCGGATTCCCCGGTTGGTACTGCGGGATGCGCCGGTGCGGGAAGTCCTGACCCTGTTGGCGCGGGCGGCGGGGATGAACCTGGTCTATGTACCGGATACGGAAAAAACGACGGTGCGGGAAACCGAGTTGCAGGAAATCACGGGCGGGTTCCGGTTGCAGACCAAGGGTGAAGCCACAGTGGAACGGGAAATTGGGCAAACCACTGTTTCTCTGGATATTGAAAACGAGGCCGCCCAAAATGTGTTGAACTACGTCCTGCGGGTGGCACGTCTGCGGGCGAATCGGGTGGGCAATACCCTGTTTGTGGGGCGGAACTTGCCTGCTGAAGCGGACAATGTGATCAGCCGTACCCTCCGGATCAACCAAGCCCAAGCGGCGGGGGTAGCGGCTCATTTAGCCTCCCAAGGTGCCGAGGTCTATCGGACGATTGTGGAAACCGTGTTGGTGACCAACCAAGTGGTGGCTTCCCCCGGTTCGCCGCCAGTGGTGCAGAGTTTTCCCCAGGAGCAGGTGCGGGTGGAACGAATTGCGGCTCCGGCAGGGATTTCCAATGCGGTCTTAACGGGACTGCGGGCGGTGGTGGATGCCCGTACCAATGCTGTCACTCTGACTGGGCCAGCCCGCTTGGTGGAAATCGCCAGTGCGACGGCGGCGCAGTTGGATGTGCGGAAACGGCAGGCAATGGTGAATGTGAAGGTGATTGATGTGGTGTTGAACAATACCCAGGCGCAGGGGTTCAGCTTCTCCTTTGGTGCCAACCAAACCTTCTTCCGGTTTGACAATGGGGCAGCCGTGATCAATTTTGGTGCCAGTCCCCTAACCGGCGTTGGGAGTTTAATTCCAGGGGGATTTCCGCCTGGCATCGGCACACCTTCCCAACCCCAGCCGTTTAGCCAGACCTTCTTTGCCGCATTGCAAGCCCAGATCGCCCAAAACAATGCCAAAGTCCTCACCGACCCTACCCTGTTGATCCAGGAGGGGGAACTGGCGACGGTGCAATTGACAGCGGAGGTGGTGACGAATGTGCGGGTGACCCCCTCTGCCACTGAGGGACAGCCGCCTACCATCACGGTGGAGCGTGATCCGGCGGGCTTACTCCTATCTATCAATGTGGAGCGGATTGATGACAACGGGTTTATTACCCTATCGGCAAGCCCCGATTTGAGTGCCCCCTCTGGAACCTTTACGCTCACCACCCCGGGGCCAGTGGGTCAAGGGAATGCGGTTAACACCATTACCCTGTTGTCCCGGCGCCGGGTGACTACGGGGCGGGTGCGGTTGCGGGATGGACAACCCCTGGTCTTGAGCGGTGTGATCCAGGACAGCGACCGGGTGCAGGCATCCAAAGTGCCGATTTTGGGCGATATTCCTATCCTGGGTGCCCTATTCCGCTCCACCAGTAAAATTAATCAGCGCAACGAGGTAATCGTGGTACTCACCCCGCAGATTGTCAACGATAACGATGCCGCCACCTTCAACTACACCCCGGTGCCGACCAACCCTGGCCCCCGCAGTGCGGTTCCGGGGCAACCAGTGAGCCAGAATGCCCCCGTGTTGGATGCCACCGGCGGTCAACGTTAA
- the pilM gene encoding type IV pilus assembly protein PilM, with the protein MTGFFQGGAQGVGIELTPMRLQVAQIQKKKQNLRLVALASAEMPEGLVEDGQILDRDGVAELIKNLMQEHKIKAKRAALAIPSHRAVTRLVKLPAELDDAELRENVENEQAALFLPYPREEADLDFQKLGLSRGDDDQEQIEVLLAATRKETTDSYIEMAQKAGLTPRSVEISSFALLRTLREQLRQTFTDREAAAVVDIGYDNTEISIVVDGIPHFTRDVPIGVLEMQNAVSRAASMPVSRNPNWAQTMTVPEEGDATAPTNRPGVALIRVLQELGDELRRSIDFYRDQPDSVEVVQILLAGPGAGMGGLDEYMSNRLGIAASCVDPVRSLNLELSQDIPQEQRSGLGVVLGLALREA; encoded by the coding sequence ATGACAGGGTTTTTTCAAGGGGGTGCCCAGGGGGTGGGGATAGAATTGACCCCCATGCGGTTGCAGGTTGCCCAGATTCAAAAAAAGAAGCAGAATCTTAGATTGGTCGCCCTGGCCTCGGCGGAGATGCCAGAGGGTTTGGTGGAGGATGGTCAAATCCTTGACCGGGATGGGGTCGCAGAGCTGATCAAAAATTTAATGCAGGAGCATAAAATCAAGGCCAAGCGGGCGGCGTTGGCGATTCCTTCCCATCGGGCGGTGACCCGGTTGGTGAAGCTCCCGGCGGAGTTGGATGATGCGGAATTGCGGGAGAACGTGGAAAATGAGCAGGCGGCCTTGTTCCTGCCCTACCCCCGGGAGGAGGCGGATTTAGATTTTCAAAAATTGGGGCTGTCCCGGGGTGACGACGACCAGGAGCAGATTGAGGTGCTGTTGGCCGCCACCCGTAAGGAGACTACGGACAGTTACATTGAAATGGCCCAAAAGGCGGGTTTAACCCCTCGCAGTGTGGAAATTAGCAGTTTTGCCCTTCTGCGTACCCTGCGGGAGCAACTGCGCCAGACCTTTACGGACAGGGAAGCGGCGGCGGTGGTGGATATTGGCTATGACAACACGGAGATCAGCATTGTGGTGGATGGGATTCCCCACTTTACCCGGGATGTGCCCATCGGGGTGCTGGAGATGCAAAATGCGGTGAGTCGGGCGGCGAGTATGCCCGTGAGTCGCAATCCCAATTGGGCGCAAACCATGACGGTGCCGGAGGAGGGGGATGCCACTGCGCCCACCAACCGTCCGGGGGTGGCTCTGATCCGGGTACTGCAGGAATTGGGGGATGAACTGCGCCGCTCGATTGATTTCTATCGGGATCAGCCGGATTCGGTGGAGGTGGTGCAGATTTTGTTGGCCGGGCCGGGGGCAGGCATGGGCGGACTGGACGAATACATGAGCAATCGGCTGGGGATTGCCGCCAGTTGTGTTGACCCGGTACGGAGCCTCAACCTGGAACTCTCCCAGGATATTCCCCAGGAACAGCGCTCCGGTTTGGGGGTGGTACTTGGACTGGCATTACGGGAGGCCTAA
- a CDS encoding DUF4090 family protein — protein MIPETLGADAVDVAIAQGIDLDGTPIPASRLALYHEVMALEANRQRSGVTNTMRSRIVRIGAKHLPLETLNEKLVAADFAPLKPKEIAFYYGEK, from the coding sequence ATGATTCCTGAAACCCTTGGTGCCGATGCGGTGGATGTAGCCATTGCCCAGGGCATTGACTTGGATGGCACCCCCATCCCTGCGTCACGCCTGGCACTTTACCATGAGGTGATGGCCTTGGAAGCCAACCGTCAGCGCAGTGGTGTGACCAATACCATGCGTTCTCGCATTGTTCGCATCGGTGCCAAACATTTGCCCTTAGAGACATTAAATGAAAAACTAGTGGCGGCAGATTTTGCACCCCTCAAACCGAAGGAAATTGCCTTTTACTACGGGGAAAAGTAA
- a CDS encoding AAA family ATPase, with the protein MSDELVTLIKAQYPLIYVVTPEEERAEQWIVQSAQESRVAPRVFTWTVTHGLLEYGHPRNHSQHHNTVSPETALDWVIRHKEPGVFIFKDLHPFTDSPAVNRWLRDAVASFRGTRKTIILLSPVLQVPVELEKEVVVLDFALPSAAQLGEVLNQQLAQVKQTRLERSVREKLIAAAQGLTQDEAEKVFRKAQVLSGRLTEAEVAVVTAEKKQLIRRNGILEYIEEEATLEQVGGLEELKRWLRQRSQAFTERARQYGLPQPKGMLILGVPGCGKSLIAKTTSRLWELPLLRLDMGRIYDGSTVGRSEANLRSALKTAESIAPVILFIDELDKAFAGSAGSADSDGGTSSRIFGSFLTWMQDKTSPVFVMATANRVDKLPGEFLRKGRFDEIFFVDLPNLEERREIFRIHLTRRRPDIDRFDLEQLAKVSDGFSGAEIEQAVIAAMYDAFAQDREFTQLDIIAAVKATLPLSRTMTEQVTALRDWAKQRARPAAASVAEYQRLEF; encoded by the coding sequence ATGTCCGATGAGTTGGTCACATTAATTAAGGCGCAGTACCCGTTGATCTACGTGGTCACCCCGGAGGAGGAGCGGGCGGAGCAATGGATTGTGCAATCCGCTCAGGAATCCCGGGTGGCGCCCCGAGTCTTTACCTGGACGGTGACCCACGGACTGTTGGAGTACGGGCATCCCCGCAACCACAGCCAGCACCACAACACGGTTTCCCCGGAGACGGCGTTGGACTGGGTGATTCGGCACAAGGAGCCTGGGGTCTTTATTTTCAAGGACTTGCACCCGTTTACGGACTCCCCGGCGGTGAATCGTTGGTTGCGGGATGCGGTGGCGAGTTTCCGGGGCACCCGCAAGACGATTATTTTGCTCTCGCCGGTGTTGCAGGTGCCGGTGGAGTTGGAAAAAGAGGTGGTGGTGTTGGATTTTGCCCTACCTTCGGCGGCACAGCTGGGGGAAGTTTTGAATCAGCAGTTGGCGCAGGTGAAGCAGACCCGCTTGGAGCGCAGTGTGCGGGAAAAATTGATTGCCGCCGCCCAAGGGTTAACTCAGGATGAGGCGGAAAAGGTCTTTCGCAAGGCGCAGGTGCTCTCCGGGCGGTTGACGGAGGCGGAAGTGGCGGTGGTGACTGCGGAGAAAAAGCAACTCATCCGGCGCAATGGCATTTTGGAGTACATCGAGGAGGAAGCCACCCTGGAGCAGGTGGGGGGGTTGGAGGAGTTGAAACGCTGGTTGCGGCAACGTTCCCAGGCGTTTACGGAGCGGGCGCGGCAGTACGGATTGCCCCAGCCGAAGGGGATGTTGATCCTGGGGGTGCCGGGGTGTGGGAAATCCCTGATTGCCAAAACCACGTCCCGGTTGTGGGAGTTGCCCCTGTTGCGGTTGGATATGGGGCGGATTTATGACGGTTCGACGGTGGGGCGGTCGGAGGCGAATTTACGCAGTGCCCTGAAGACGGCGGAGTCCATTGCCCCGGTGATTTTATTTATTGATGAATTGGACAAGGCGTTTGCCGGGTCGGCGGGGTCGGCGGATAGTGATGGGGGTACGTCTTCCCGGATTTTTGGCAGTTTCTTGACCTGGATGCAGGATAAAACCTCGCCGGTGTTTGTGATGGCGACGGCGAACCGGGTGGACAAATTGCCGGGGGAATTTCTGCGGAAAGGTCGGTTTGATGAAATTTTCTTTGTGGATTTGCCCAACCTAGAGGAACGGCGGGAAATTTTCCGCATCCATTTGACCCGCCGTCGTCCTGACATTGACCGGTTTGATTTGGAGCAATTGGCGAAGGTTTCCGATGGGTTTTCCGGGGCGGAGATTGAGCAGGCGGTGATTGCGGCGATGTACGATGCCTTTGCCCAAGACCGGGAATTTACCCAGTTGGACATTATTGCGGCGGTGAAGGCGACCCTACCCTTGTCCCGGACGATGACGGAGCAGGTGACGGCTCTGCGGGATTGGGCGAAACAGCGGGCGCGGCCGGCGGCGGCTTCAGTGGCTGAATATCAGCGGCTGGAGTTTTAA
- a CDS encoding DUF1257 domain-containing protein, whose product MSHFSTLRTKVTEAEVLKNSLRDLGLQVKTNADVRGYNGQRVRADIVAVLEGEYDLGWSRNADGSFDLIADLWGVAKKYNQTELINSINQKYAINKTLAEVKRPGLQNANVKLVVQK is encoded by the coding sequence ATGTCTCACTTCAGCACCCTGCGGACCAAGGTTACCGAAGCCGAAGTTCTGAAAAACTCCCTGCGCGACCTGGGCTTGCAAGTCAAGACCAACGCCGATGTGCGTGGCTACAACGGGCAACGCGTGCGGGCTGACATCGTGGCCGTTCTGGAAGGTGAATACGACCTGGGCTGGTCTCGCAACGCCGACGGGAGCTTCGACCTGATCGCTGACCTGTGGGGGGTGGCCAAAAAGTACAACCAAACTGAGTTGATCAATTCCATCAACCAGAAGTACGCCATCAACAAAACCCTGGCGGAAGTGAAGCGGCCTGGTCTGCAAAACGCCAATGTGAAACTGGTGGTGCAAAAGTAA
- a CDS encoding TVP38/TMEM64 family protein gives MVGNLTEHLTHWVEQTGTWGAGLYILVYLVTTLALLPTTPLNLTAGLLFGPGWGLLWSVVGAMLAAVVGFALARGVGQGWVKRRLGRHWGRLQKHLHRRGGWVLFWVRLLPIFPYGLVNYGAGLVGISWRDYLLTLVPGTVVGVAPVVWLGSGLQTGGSGWLGLGLALAGLLWWGGRAWSRR, from the coding sequence ATGGTCGGGAATCTAACCGAGCATCTGACCCACTGGGTTGAGCAAACGGGAACCTGGGGGGCGGGGCTGTATATCCTCGTGTACCTGGTCACGACCTTAGCCCTGTTGCCGACCACACCCTTGAATCTGACCGCTGGGTTGCTGTTTGGGCCGGGCTGGGGATTGCTCTGGAGCGTGGTGGGGGCTATGTTGGCGGCGGTGGTGGGGTTTGCCCTGGCACGGGGGGTGGGGCAGGGTTGGGTAAAACGGCGGTTGGGACGGCACTGGGGTCGTTTACAAAAGCATTTGCACCGGCGGGGGGGGTGGGTGCTCTTTTGGGTACGCCTCCTGCCGATTTTCCCCTACGGCTTGGTGAACTACGGGGCGGGGCTGGTGGGCATCTCCTGGCGGGATTATCTTTTAACTTTGGTGCCGGGAACGGTGGTGGGGGTGGCACCGGTGGTGTGGCTGGGGAGTGGCCTCCAAACCGGGGGCAGTGGGTGGCTGGGGCTGGGTTTGGCCTTGGCAGGACTGCTCTGGTGGGGGGGGCGGGCATGGTCACGCCGTTAA
- the nfi gene encoding deoxyribonuclease V (cleaves DNA at apurinic or apyrimidinic sites) — protein sequence MPSFSLPADWPTTIPAAQALQAQLATQVQTIDDLPPIHYVAGVDVGLIEGNRVARAAIAVLSYPELRLHDQSVAYLPVTFPYVPGLLSFREIPVLLHALNQLHHLPDLLLCDGQGLAHPRRCGIACHLGLLTGIPTIGVAKSRLVGHHAPVGENRGDWQPLRDKNETIGAALRTRPGTNLLYISPGHRVSLETSLAYVLNCTRRYRLPETTRWAHKLASQRPHSARK from the coding sequence ATGCCCTCGTTTTCCCTACCAGCGGACTGGCCAACCACCATCCCCGCCGCCCAAGCCCTGCAAGCCCAGTTAGCAACCCAGGTGCAAACCATTGACGACCTGCCCCCCATTCACTATGTCGCTGGGGTGGATGTGGGCTTGATTGAGGGCAATCGGGTGGCTCGGGCGGCGATTGCGGTTCTGAGTTACCCGGAGTTGCGCCTGCACGACCAAAGCGTTGCCTACCTGCCCGTCACCTTTCCCTATGTCCCCGGTTTGCTCTCCTTTCGGGAAATCCCCGTGCTCCTGCACGCCCTCAACCAACTACACCACCTGCCAGATTTGCTCCTGTGTGACGGGCAGGGACTGGCGCATCCCCGCCGCTGTGGCATTGCCTGCCATTTGGGATTATTAACCGGCATTCCCACCATTGGGGTCGCCAAATCCCGTCTGGTCGGCCACCATGCCCCTGTAGGAGAAAACCGGGGCGACTGGCAACCCTTGCGGGATAAAAACGAAACTATCGGCGCCGCCCTGCGTACCCGTCCCGGCACCAACCTACTCTACATTTCCCCCGGTCACCGGGTCAGCTTAGAAACGAGCCTCGCCTATGTTTTGAATTGCACCCGCCGTTACCGCCTGCCGGAAACCACCCGCTGGGCCCATAAACTCGCCTCCCAACGCCCCCACTCCGCCAGAAAATAA